The DNA segment ATTCAACCACTACTTCAAATGAGTTTTCATCAATGTATTTACGGTACGCCGATATATAAGCCCTGTCGGCCTCATCAAAAAAGTTTGCTAAGCCTTGTTGCACAGGCAATGCAGCCCTTAACACACTGGCAATTACCGGTGGATTTGTCAATACTTTGGTATGCGTTACAGCAAGCGGGGTAACGGTTTCAACGTCTTTATACTCCAGCCATTTGCTTACTTCGTAGGCCATAATCTCGCCTACCCTTTCCATATTGCGGTTAAACCGCAAGCGGTCTTGTTGTACATTTTTGTCTCTTATCTGCGTAAGAAACTGGTGTATTATGGAGTTTTTCTCGCTTAAAACTGTAATTTTGTTCATAGGCACTGGGTAGTTATTTGGTTAACTTGTTGTAAATCAATAATTTTTAATAGTTGGCACACTTTTGGTTTTATAACAATAAAGTTATGAATAGGATACAACAAAACATAGCAAAGATTTCAGTAGTGGTTTTGGTAACCGTTTTATCGGCGTTTACCTACCAAACTGACATTTTTGATAGTGTTGCAACAGCAATACGCGCGAACAATGCAAAGGATGTAGCGAGTTACTTTAACTCTAGCATTGACTTTAGCGTAGAAGGCAGAGAGGGTGTGTATAGCAAAACCCAAGCTGAAATGATACTGAAAAACTTTTTTACACAGCACCCCTGCACCAAATTTGATATTACCCACCGCGCCAAATCTTATGGCGGCAGCAGCTTTGCCATTGGCAGCTACACGTCAGCCTCGGGCACCTATCGTATTACCGTTTATGTGAAAGAAATAAGCGGCAAGAGTTTGATACACGAAATGAAGATTGAGGGGAAGATTGAGAGCGGGGAATAATCCTTTTCATTCCTTTTTTAAAATCACATTACTTCTTTAACCCTCAATTGCTTTATAAGAAAAGGTTACCGTTTATGCTGTTTAGGCATAATAGTTGTAACTTGCGGTATTCACGTTTTTTATAAAGCTGATGGATACGATTAATGATTGGAAAAAAAACCTGCGGTATGATATACCTGCCGGTTTGGTTGTGTTTTTAGTCGCACTCCCTTTGTGTTTGGGTATCGCCCTTGCATCAGGTGCCCCGCTTATGTCGGGCATTATTTCGGGCGTTGTGGGAGGTATTGTAGTAGGCTTGCTCAGCCACTCAAACCTAAGTGTAAGTGGCCCTGCTGCGGGGCTCACATCAATAGTGCTTGCCTCATTAACCGAGCTTAAAACCTACGAAGTCTTCTTGGTGGCAGTTGCCATTGCCGGGGTTTTGCAAATACTCTTCGGGCTGTTAAAAACAGGAGCCATTGGTGATTATGTGCCATCGCCTGTAATTAAGGGCATGTTGGCAGCTATTGGTATCATCCTGATACTAAAACAAATTCCGCACGCATTGGGTTATGATGCTGATTACGAGGGTGATGAAAGTTTTGAGCAACCCGATGGCAGCAACACCTTTAGCACCATTTGGTTTGCCATACGCACCTACCGTCCTGCCGCCATTATTGTTACTGTAGTAACAGTAGCAATACTGATGATTTGGGAATTGAAGCCTCTAAAAAAGCGGTTATTCTTTCAATTAGTACCCGGGGCTTTGGTGGCTGTTTTAACAGGTGTGATGATTAACCACTTTGTGTTTTCGGGCATGGCTGAAGGTTTTGTGCTTGATGGTAACCATTTGGCCAATATTCCTGTAAGTGCCGGTGTAGGCGATTTTTTCAGCAGCCTTAGCTTTCCCGATTTCTCGAGTTTGGGAAATTTTGCCGTATGGAAAATTGCGCTGACAATTGCCTTAGTGGCCAGTTTAGAATCGCTGTTGAGTGTTGAGGCCGTTGACAAAATTGACCCTGATAAAAAAATAACCTCTAAAGACCGTGAGTTGGTAGCACAAGGTGTGGGTAATACCATATCAGCATTGTTGGGCGGTTTACCCATTACTGCAGTTATTGTGCGCAGTTCTGCCAACGTAAATGCCGGAGGGAAAACCCGTTTTTCAGCAGTTTTTCATGGCGCATTATTATTTATAAGCGTTTTGTTTGCTGCCCCTTGGCTAAACATGATTCCGCTTTCAGCATTGGCAGGCGTACTGTTTTTTGTGGGATATAAGCTCACATCGCCAAAGGTTATAAAAAGCGTTACCCAAAAAGGCTATATGCAATACGTGCCGTTTTTTGTTACCATAGTTGCCATACTTTTTACCGATTTGCTTATAGGTATTATGATTGGTATTGGCGTAGGTATGTTATTTACCATACGTACCAATATGCAAAAGGCAGTAGTATTTACCCGTCATAACAACAACTACCTGCTACGCTTTAGAAAAGATGTGTACTTTTTGAACATCAAGAGTGTGAAAGACATTTTGGCAAAAGTACCCAACAACAGCAGCCTGTTGATTGATACTTCGCGCGCTAATTTTATTGACCCTGATATTATTGAATTGGTGGAGGATTTTAGCTGCACAGCGGTTGCCAAAGGGATTGACCTTGAAGTGATAGGCAGTTTGAACTATGTGGAGGAGAAGGTATCGTACCTGAAAATGTGCCGCGAGGAGGAAAAAAAAGGGAACAAAAACAATAAAAGCAATATTGCCGGGCAGGGGGCACACGTGCAAGGCGAACAACATATTGCACAAGAAGTTTAAGGAACAAGCACAGAAAACTATATGGATATAATTGATAAGATATTTTTACAAAACAAGGCTTGGGCGGAAGATAAACTACACGACGACCCTGACTTTTTTAAGACCCTGAAAACAGGCCAAAAACCTGATTTTTTCTGGATTGGATGCTCAGACAGCAGGGTACCTGCCAATGAGATTACCAATACCGCATCGGGACAAATATTTGTGCACCGCAACATTGCCAATATGGTAGTGAATACGGACATGAATTTAATGAGCGGGCTTCAGTTTGCCATTGAAGAACTAAAGGTGAAACACGTAATTGTGTGCGGCCATTATGGCTGCGGCGGGGTTAAGGCTGCGCTTTCTAACAAGCACCACGGCCTTATAAACAAATGGATTAGAAACATTAAAGATGTGTACCGCCTGCACCGCGACGAAATTGACAGTGTGCCCAACGATGACAGACGGGTGAATAAACTGGTGGAGCTAAATGTGATTGAACAAACACAAAACGTTGCAAAAACTTCTATTGTGCAGCAAGCATGGCATACCGGCGATGGCCCCCACTTGCACGGCTGGGTGTATGACCTTGGCGATGGTTTGCTGAAGAGTTTAATCCACATTAAACCGGGCGACCCCATTGACCCTATATACAAATTCTCTGACTTAGAGGTTGACGATTAATACGTTTTAGAACAGATTCACAAAAAATATAGGTTCTTCTTATAATTCCGACGGGCGTAAAGCCCGCCGTTATTGCAAAAATTCGTTCCGAATGGTGTAAAACCATTCGGAACGTTACCCACAAAATGACTGAGTTTAATATTCAGTCTATTTTTATATCAACTAAAATTACACCTCTTTTGGAGCGTCCAGCCTTTCAATAATTGCATTTAACTGAGCAGCCGTGGCCTCATTGTTAGAGCGTATTTCAGTGCGTACACGGTTTATGTCATCTTGTATACGCATTTTAAATTGCACCAGCTCCTCACCCGCAGCTTTGCTTTGTTTATCCAGTTCAGCTGCTAAACGTGTGCTAAAATCTTCTGATTGGCGATGAATAGTATTACGCAGTTTACGCAACTTATTATTCATCAGTAACACCAAGCCAAAGCTTAGTAAAAAAGCCAACGCCATTGCGGCCCAAATTAAATTTTGCTGCTTTCCGGTAGTAACATTCAACTCTCCAATTTTTTTATCCGTTTCGGCTTTAATCTCATCTACAGAAAAACGTGTTTTCTTAAGTGAATCTGAGGTAAGGCTGATTTTAAAATTAGCCGAGTTAAGTATTTCCTCTACCTGTTGCATTTTAACATCCAGCTCATCCACTTTATCCAGCTTTCCGCCAAGTTCTTTTTTCAATGTTAGTGCAGTGCCCACGGCATTGTTCACCTTTGTGTCAACCTCTTTCATCTTCACATCATAATCTGTTTTAAAAACGTATGGAGGTGGTTTTTTCTGCTGTTGCTGTTGTACTTGCTGTTGTTGCTGTTGCGTAGTAGGGGGTGTATTGGTTTTTTGGCCATACACTGTTTGGACGACGGAAAAAGCAGCCCAAAGCAATAAGAGTAAACGATTTTTCATAACGGTAGTTCGGTTTAGTGGTTAGTTAAATAGTAGTAGTAAAGTTACGGAATATTAGCCGTAGCAGCACCATTATTATTTTATAATCAATAAGTTATAACTGAGAACTGTACCAATAGAGGCAAAACGGGGGAGGTATAAAGTATAATATAGCAGCCGAGCCTAATATGAGTTTTTGAAATGTGTAAAAAAGTCTATTTTTGCAATTCTTTAAAAAATAACATGGCTAAGAAAGCGCAAGCAAAGTTTGGTAAAGAAACCTACGTGAGGTGGTATGACGAGATGCTGTTGATGCGCCGTTTTGAAGAGAAATCGGCACAGTTGTACGGACAGCAAAAGATTAAAGGTTTTTGCCACTTGTACATAGGGCAGGAAGCTGTGGTAGCAGGTACTATGAGTGCAGTTACCAAAGACGATAAAATTATTACTGCTTACCGCG comes from the Bacteroidota bacterium genome and includes:
- a CDS encoding uracil phosphoribosyltransferase, which translates into the protein MNKITVLSEKNSIIHQFLTQIRDKNVQQDRLRFNRNMERVGEIMAYEVSKWLEYKDVETVTPLAVTHTKVLTNPPVIASVLRAALPVQQGLANFFDEADRAYISAYRKYIDENSFEVVVEYVATPPLDERVLIFADPMLATGKSIAFTLNALMSRGKPKQIHIVVVVASRQGLAFLSEQFPDAIFWVGAVDDELNSHGYIVPGLGDAGDLAFGPKL
- a CDS encoding DUF4783 domain-containing protein — its product is MNRIQQNIAKISVVVLVTVLSAFTYQTDIFDSVATAIRANNAKDVASYFNSSIDFSVEGREGVYSKTQAEMILKNFFTQHPCTKFDITHRAKSYGGSSFAIGSYTSASGTYRITVYVKEISGKSLIHEMKIEGKIESGE
- a CDS encoding SulP family inorganic anion transporter gives rise to the protein MDTINDWKKNLRYDIPAGLVVFLVALPLCLGIALASGAPLMSGIISGVVGGIVVGLLSHSNLSVSGPAAGLTSIVLASLTELKTYEVFLVAVAIAGVLQILFGLLKTGAIGDYVPSPVIKGMLAAIGIILILKQIPHALGYDADYEGDESFEQPDGSNTFSTIWFAIRTYRPAAIIVTVVTVAILMIWELKPLKKRLFFQLVPGALVAVLTGVMINHFVFSGMAEGFVLDGNHLANIPVSAGVGDFFSSLSFPDFSSLGNFAVWKIALTIALVASLESLLSVEAVDKIDPDKKITSKDRELVAQGVGNTISALLGGLPITAVIVRSSANVNAGGKTRFSAVFHGALLFISVLFAAPWLNMIPLSALAGVLFFVGYKLTSPKVIKSVTQKGYMQYVPFFVTIVAILFTDLLIGIMIGIGVGMLFTIRTNMQKAVVFTRHNNNYLLRFRKDVYFLNIKSVKDILAKVPNNSSLLIDTSRANFIDPDIIELVEDFSCTAVAKGIDLEVIGSLNYVEEKVSYLKMCREEEKKGNKNNKSNIAGQGAHVQGEQHIAQEV
- a CDS encoding carbonic anhydrase, which translates into the protein MDIIDKIFLQNKAWAEDKLHDDPDFFKTLKTGQKPDFFWIGCSDSRVPANEITNTASGQIFVHRNIANMVVNTDMNLMSGLQFAIEELKVKHVIVCGHYGCGGVKAALSNKHHGLINKWIRNIKDVYRLHRDEIDSVPNDDRRVNKLVELNVIEQTQNVAKTSIVQQAWHTGDGPHLHGWVYDLGDGLLKSLIHIKPGDPIDPIYKFSDLEVDD